Proteins encoded in a region of the Nicotiana tomentosiformis chromosome 9, ASM39032v3, whole genome shotgun sequence genome:
- the LOC138898757 gene encoding uncharacterized protein, whose translation MEGEKVLLKVSPTKGVMRFGRKGKLSPRYVGPFKVLERMGEVAYMLALPTSLSRVYPVFHISMLQKYHEDKSHVFYFNTVQLDENLAYEEELVAILDRQVQKLRSKEIASVKVHLRDQSAEEATWETEHDMWRIYPHLFGTLGMILNSFEDKCLFKTGRM comes from the coding sequence atggagggtgagaaggtcCTTCTTAAAGTTTCTCCTacgaagggcgtgatgaggttcgggaggaagggaaagttgagtcctCGGTATGTTGGTCCATTTAAGGTTTTGGAGAGAatgggtgaggtggcttacatgcTTGCTTTGCCAACCAGCTTGTCGAGAGTTTACCCCgtgtttcatatttctatgcttcagaagtatcatgAAGATAAGTCACATGTTTTTTACTTCAACACTGTGCAGTTGGATGAGAATCTGGCTTATGAGGAAGAGTTGGTGGCCATTTTAGATAGGCAAGTTCAGAAGCTCAGGTCTAAGGAGATTGCATCAGTGAAGGTCCATTTGAGAGATCAGTCGgctgaggaggcgacttgggagaccgagcatgacatgTGGAGAATATACCCTCACCTTTTTGGTACTTtgggtatgattctaaactcattcgaggacaaatgtttgtttaagaCGGGGAGAATGTAG